In the Bradyrhizobium guangzhouense genome, one interval contains:
- a CDS encoding ABC transporter permease: protein MQDGTSAPQEIALRGDGRNRRSDSARLRRINLLVGALSLPLFVGLWELASRSGAVNMVLFPPPTVVAAAVLEWIRSGQFLGDLSASLLRVTTGFIVGGALGILLGILTGQFPVISSLLSPLFHILRPIPPIAFVPIVILWFGLSEAGKLFLVVWGVFFTVWLSTHIGVQKVDRGLIRAALMLGTPRRQMLQEIVLLGALPYIVVGLRTAVSISFYTLVAAELAGTFAGIVYRIEIAQQNMQTGQVMGGLAALGLISFVADRLFAALAERTVWWR from the coding sequence ATGCAGGACGGCACCTCAGCCCCACAAGAGATTGCTCTCCGCGGTGATGGTCGCAATCGGCGGTCGGATTCAGCTCGTCTTCGCCGCATCAATCTTCTGGTCGGAGCGCTGTCGCTGCCCCTGTTCGTCGGCCTCTGGGAATTGGCGTCCCGCTCCGGGGCCGTCAACATGGTGCTGTTTCCGCCGCCGACGGTGGTTGCTGCGGCTGTCCTCGAATGGATACGAAGCGGACAATTCCTCGGCGATCTCTCGGCCAGCCTCCTTCGCGTCACCACGGGATTCATCGTGGGCGGCGCGCTCGGCATCCTGCTCGGCATCCTTACCGGCCAATTCCCCGTCATTTCCAGCCTGCTGTCGCCGCTCTTCCATATCCTGCGGCCAATTCCGCCGATTGCCTTCGTGCCGATCGTCATTCTCTGGTTCGGCCTGTCGGAGGCGGGAAAACTGTTCCTCGTCGTATGGGGCGTGTTCTTCACGGTCTGGCTTTCGACGCACATCGGCGTGCAGAAGGTCGACCGCGGCCTGATCCGGGCGGCGTTGATGCTCGGCACGCCACGGCGGCAGATGCTCCAGGAGATCGTGTTGCTGGGCGCGCTGCCCTACATCGTGGTCGGGTTACGCACCGCCGTCAGCATCTCCTTTTACACGCTGGTCGCGGCCGAACTTGCAGGCACTTTCGCGGGCATTGTCTACAGGATCGAGATTGCGCAGCAGAACATGCAGACGGGCCAGGTCATGGGCGGCCTCGCCGCGCTCGGGTTGATATCGTTCGTCGCCGACCGGCTGTTTGCGGCTTTGGCCGAACGTACCGTCTGGTGGCGCTGA
- a CDS encoding NrtA/SsuA/CpmA family ABC transporter substrate-binding protein, which yields MHWNTVRPISAIAGYVALCLAISPGCASAAELLKARLAQNLGPISGLAIVAKSKGMFEKHGLDITVSNFTSGKQCLDTVIGGGADIATTAEAPVTASAMAGQPIAFVAGMEYSDLKTVVAAKAGVKTKADLRGKRIGFTAGTGSEVYTATLLKSAGLAAKDVTLVNLRPQEMLPALAAGSIDAIDTWEPHIANAKKALGEAVAELDTAGTYSETFNIVVMKPYLDANPALVEAFIAALIDAEAWTKAHQEDAITVVADAVGMKRDELAPIWTDYVYHVRLDNRLVEILKTHSAWRLESGNHPPGAVMPDFSKVVVTEPLKTIAPERVTLSWK from the coding sequence CAGGCTGCGCCTCGGCCGCGGAGTTGCTCAAAGCCCGGCTTGCGCAAAACCTCGGGCCGATCTCCGGCCTTGCGATCGTCGCCAAATCGAAGGGGATGTTCGAAAAGCACGGACTGGACATCACGGTCTCGAACTTCACGTCCGGCAAGCAATGCCTGGACACCGTGATCGGAGGCGGCGCCGACATCGCGACGACGGCCGAGGCGCCGGTCACCGCCTCGGCGATGGCAGGCCAGCCCATCGCCTTCGTCGCGGGCATGGAATATTCCGACCTCAAGACGGTCGTCGCGGCCAAGGCCGGCGTCAAGACCAAGGCAGATCTTCGCGGCAAGCGGATCGGATTCACCGCCGGCACCGGCAGCGAGGTGTACACGGCCACGCTGCTGAAATCGGCGGGATTGGCGGCCAAGGATGTCACCCTGGTCAACCTGCGGCCGCAGGAGATGCTGCCGGCACTCGCCGCAGGGAGCATCGACGCGATCGACACGTGGGAGCCCCACATCGCCAACGCGAAGAAGGCCCTGGGCGAAGCCGTCGCCGAGCTCGACACTGCAGGCACTTACTCCGAGACGTTCAACATCGTCGTGATGAAGCCCTATCTCGATGCCAACCCCGCACTGGTCGAGGCGTTCATCGCCGCACTGATCGATGCCGAGGCCTGGACGAAGGCGCATCAGGAGGATGCGATCACGGTGGTGGCGGACGCGGTCGGCATGAAGCGGGACGAACTGGCCCCGATCTGGACCGACTATGTTTACCACGTGCGTCTCGACAACCGCCTGGTCGAGATCCTCAAGACCCACTCGGCATGGCGCCTCGAGAGCGGCAACCATCCTCCCGGAGCTGTCATGCCCGACTTCAGCAAGGTCGTTGTCACCGAGCCACTGAAGACGATCGCCCCCGAACGTGTCACCCTTTCATGGAAATAG
- a CDS encoding ABC transporter ATP-binding protein: MKLALASASASVEPARKQPAIQVSDLSIVFETNRGQTIAVDRVSFDVAPGEFVCIVGPSGCGKSTVLNTIAGLEVPFEGNILVEGSPVHGPRPDVGMVFQQPHLFPWKSVRRNIAHGPRMHGKPKKEANAIADDLIAMIGLKRFADAYPNTLSGGMQQRVAIARALANQPRVLLMDEPFGALDAQTRAVMQDNLLELRDRIKSTIVFVTHDIDEAIVLADRVLIMSAGPGRILRDVAVKLPRPRSSSIMVEPTYLSLKKDCLDVIRAEGLRAFNQSDAS; the protein is encoded by the coding sequence GTGAAATTGGCCCTGGCAAGCGCATCGGCCTCCGTGGAACCGGCGCGGAAGCAACCGGCCATTCAAGTCTCAGACCTGAGCATCGTGTTTGAGACCAACCGCGGGCAGACCATCGCGGTGGATCGCGTGTCGTTTGACGTCGCGCCTGGCGAGTTTGTCTGCATCGTCGGGCCCTCCGGCTGCGGCAAGTCGACGGTGCTCAATACGATCGCCGGACTGGAAGTGCCGTTTGAAGGCAACATCCTGGTGGAGGGTTCGCCTGTCCACGGCCCACGGCCCGATGTCGGCATGGTGTTCCAGCAGCCGCATCTTTTCCCCTGGAAGTCCGTCCGCAGGAACATCGCCCATGGCCCCAGGATGCATGGGAAGCCAAAGAAGGAAGCGAATGCCATTGCCGACGATCTGATCGCGATGATCGGTCTCAAGCGCTTCGCCGACGCCTATCCGAACACGCTGTCCGGCGGCATGCAGCAGCGCGTGGCGATCGCGCGAGCGCTGGCCAATCAGCCCCGCGTGCTGCTGATGGACGAGCCGTTCGGGGCCCTCGACGCGCAGACGCGGGCGGTGATGCAAGACAATCTGCTGGAGCTGCGCGACCGGATCAAGTCGACCATCGTGTTCGTCACCCATGACATCGATGAAGCCATCGTGCTGGCGGACCGCGTTCTCATCATGAGCGCGGGACCCGGCCGCATCCTGCGCGATGTCGCGGTCAAGCTGCCGCGCCCGCGGTCGAGTTCGATCATGGTCGAGCCAACTTATCTCTCCCTCAAGAAGGATTGTCTCGACGTCATCCGCGCGGAAGGGTTGCGGGCGTTCAATCAGTCGGACGCGAGCTGA